The segment TCCTGATAATAATACTTCTCCATATCCTCCAGCATATGGTATTGCCTCATGCTGAATAAAAGATCCATCTCTATAAAATCCCTCTCCTCTATCTTTCTCATTATACTCCCAAACTTCTGGCAGTGATTCTAAGGCTAATTTTACCTCATCTTCATCTCCTAACAGAATACCTCTAAATAGAGAGATCTTAACTGTATCTACTCTATTTCCTCCAGTTGATAATCTCAATGGTTTTCCACTTGGATGAATAGCTACTGGATTATTCCCAGAATATCTTGGATCCGGTTGAAAATATCTGCTAGTTTTCAGATTCTCAACTATTATTTCATCTTTAATTTTTCCTTTCATTAACATAAAAATATCATTCATTGTAAAAGGTATTCCAATCTCCCATTGCCACCAGTTTGTATGTTCTACACTATGCAAATTATAAAAACACTCTCTAAACCTTTCTATCTTTTCTTCAATAAAGTTTACAATAAATTCATCATTATAATATTTCGTTCCTTTAATATAATATCCTTTACATAATAAAAGTAGTTTTGCATATAAGACTTTTATTTTTACTATGTTGTCTTTTGTTTCTTCATAATCCAAGTTAGAGATCTCTTCTATTATTTGTTCCATCTCTTTATTATAAAATTCAATTATCTCTAAACTACCTTCCCCATTTCCTGTTAAAAATTCTATTCTCTTTTCTATCATTTTTTGACACTCTCTCATTTTGCCACCACCTTATTTTCTTTTCTATATTTTTATCACTATTTTTATAATAAAACAATCTTCAATATTCAGCTAATCTCTTTAGATAGAAAATTGAATATAAATAAAAAAAGAGGCTATAATCTCTTATAGCCTCTAAATAACTAAGTTATATTTTAATTATTTTCCAAAGTATCTGTTTAGTAATCCAGCGAAAGCTCTTCCGTGTCTAGCTTCGTCTTTAGCCATTTCATGAACTGTATCGTGAATAGCGTCGAATCCTAACATTTTAGCTCTTTTAGCGATATCAAATTTTCCAGCAGTTGCTCCATATTCAGCTTCTACTCTCATTGTTAAGTTCTTTTCAGAAGAATCAGATACACATTCTCCTAGTAATTCAGCAAATTTAGCTGCATGTTCAGCTTCTTCAAAAGCTATTCTTTTGTAAGCTTCAGCAATTTCAGGATATCCTTCTCTGTCAGCTACTCTTGACATTGCAAGGTACATTCCAACTTCTGTACATTCTCCTTCAAAGTTAGCTCTTAATCCAGCGATGATTTCTTCATCTCCACAAGCTAGTCCTTCTCCAACTTTATGTTCAGTAGCCCAAACTCTTTCTGCTCCTTCTACTACTTCTTCCCATTTATCTTTTCCTGCTTTACAAACTGGACATACCTCTACTGCAGGGTCAGTTATAATTTCTCCACAAACTTTACATCTCCATTTAGCCATAATCATTTCCTCCTTAATTTCTATTTTATTTCCTTTTTCTAATTTATAATCATTACATTTTTATTACAATAATAATATACTATATATTCCTAATTATGTCAACACTTTTTTTATTTATTCTTTTCTAAAAATATTATATTTTATATATAGTAAACTTTTCTTTTTAATATAGTTAAAAAAAAGAGAGCTAAATCTCTTTAACTCTCTTCTATCCAAAATTATTTTACTAATAATGAGTGTCCATTCATATCTTCTGGTTTATCTAATCCTAATATTTCTAACATAGTAGGAGCGATATCAGATAATTTTCCATCTTCTAATTTATAATTTTTATATTTATTAGAGATCATAATAAATGGAACTTTATTTGTTGTATGAGCTGTAAATGGTATCTTAGTAACTGGATCTTCCATTAGTTCAACGTTTCCATGATCTGCTGTAACTAATAGTGTTCCATCTAATTCTAATACTTTTTCAGCTACTTTTCCTAAGCATAGATCTATTTTCTTAACAGCAGAAACAGCTGCATCAAATACTCCTGTATGTCCAACCATATCTGGGTTAGCATAGTTGATGATGATAACATCATAAGTATCTGAATTTAAAGCTTCCATTAGCCCTTCAGTAACTCCACAAGCTGACATTTCAGGTTGAAGATCATA is part of the uncultured Fusobacterium sp. genome and harbors:
- a CDS encoding ferritin family protein, which translates into the protein MAKWRCKVCGEIITDPAVEVCPVCKAGKDKWEEVVEGAERVWATEHKVGEGLACGDEEIIAGLRANFEGECTEVGMYLAMSRVADREGYPEIAEAYKRIAFEEAEHAAKFAELLGECVSDSSEKNLTMRVEAEYGATAGKFDIAKRAKMLGFDAIHDTVHEMAKDEARHGRAFAGLLNRYFGK